In Haloarcula salinisoli, one genomic interval encodes:
- a CDS encoding NAD(P)/FAD-dependent oxidoreductase: MTDDAIEHRRLIVAGTGIAGLTAAIYAARSNNDPLVLEGDEPGGQLTLTSEVENYPGFPEGLSGPDLINKMKEQASQFGSDLEHGIVTAVEGDERPFRVELRDGTVYTCDAFIAASGASARTLGVPGEDELMGYGVSTCATCDGAFFRGEDMLVVGGGDAAMEEAHFLTKFADTVYIAHRREEFRAEDYWIDKVEKKVESGEIEIMRNTELLEIHGSAEDGVDHVTLAQNNDGYPSENLDEDGTETFDFDVGAVFMAIGHTPNTDYLEGTDVELDETGYIVAKGGKGGGQTATDVEGIFGAGDVVDYHYQQAVTAAGMGCKAAIDADEYLEDLPEVEAESEAAAEADD; the protein is encoded by the coding sequence ATGACCGACGACGCTATCGAACACCGCCGACTCATCGTCGCGGGGACCGGTATCGCCGGACTCACCGCAGCCATCTACGCGGCCCGCTCGAACAACGACCCGCTCGTCCTGGAGGGCGACGAGCCAGGCGGCCAGCTCACACTCACGAGCGAGGTCGAGAACTACCCCGGCTTCCCGGAGGGACTGTCGGGGCCGGACCTCATCAACAAGATGAAAGAGCAGGCCTCGCAGTTCGGGTCGGACCTGGAACACGGCATCGTCACGGCCGTCGAGGGCGACGAGCGTCCGTTCCGCGTCGAACTCCGGGACGGCACCGTCTACACCTGTGACGCGTTCATCGCCGCCTCCGGCGCCAGTGCCCGCACGCTAGGGGTTCCCGGCGAGGACGAGCTGATGGGCTACGGCGTCTCGACCTGTGCGACCTGTGACGGCGCGTTCTTCCGTGGCGAGGACATGCTCGTCGTCGGCGGTGGCGACGCGGCCATGGAGGAGGCCCACTTCCTCACGAAGTTCGCCGACACCGTCTACATCGCCCACCGCCGCGAGGAGTTCCGCGCCGAGGACTACTGGATCGACAAGGTCGAGAAGAAGGTCGAGTCCGGCGAGATAGAGATTATGCGCAACACCGAGCTGCTGGAGATACACGGCTCCGCCGAGGACGGCGTCGACCACGTCACGCTCGCGCAAAACAACGATGGGTACCCCTCCGAAAACCTCGACGAGGACGGGACCGAGACGTTCGACTTCGACGTCGGCGCCGTCTTCATGGCTATCGGCCACACGCCAAACACCGACTATCTGGAGGGCACGGATGTCGAGCTGGACGAGACGGGCTACATCGTCGCGAAGGGCGGCAAGGGCGGCGGCCAGACCGCGACGGACGTGGAGGGTATCTTCGGTGCCGGCGACGTCGTCGACTACCACTACCAGCAGGCCGTGACGGCCGCTGGGATGGGCTGTAAAGCCGCTATCGACGCCGACGAGTACCTCGAAGACCTGCCCGAGGTCGAGGCGGAGTCCGAAGCCGCCGCGGAAGCCGACGACTGA
- a CDS encoding DUF357 domain-containing protein — protein sequence MPADIDEKTDRYEGLLAEAVDAADIAPPEGTPMHDAAMECAEMATSYLEDGRHFREEEDLVNALAAFSYGHAWLDAGARIGLFDVPTEGHLFTQ from the coding sequence ATGCCAGCCGACATCGATGAGAAGACCGACCGCTACGAGGGACTGCTCGCCGAGGCCGTCGACGCCGCCGATATCGCGCCACCCGAGGGGACGCCGATGCACGACGCCGCCATGGAGTGTGCGGAGATGGCGACGTCGTATCTGGAGGACGGCCGCCACTTCCGCGAGGAAGAGGACCTCGTCAACGCCCTGGCCGCGTTCTCCTACGGGCACGCGTGGCTGGACGCGGGCGCCCGCATCGGCCTCTTCGACGTGCCGACCGAGGGACACCTATTTACGCAGTGA
- a CDS encoding DUF4397 domain-containing protein: MKPTRRGVLRSIGAGTAVLVVGSGTAAAQGDDGDAKVRVAHASPDAPNVDVFVDDEKVLADVPYTTVSGYLELPADTYEVTIAGASDAEDPDDAETVVFQEDVTFEGEDYTVAAIGELDPDVSDEEFRVAIYEDSLGVLDEDTGRVRIVHASPDAPAVDVRVVDDDGATVLTLAEDIEFGEAGENVEAEAGTYSVAVFPAGADEDLDEAVFGPTDVEVRDGEVLTVFAMGFITDDAEFELVTAYEEAAPFGRGDGEGRGPPEDAGRSDDADH; encoded by the coding sequence ATGAAGCCAACAAGACGCGGTGTACTGCGGAGTATCGGGGCGGGAACAGCCGTACTGGTGGTCGGCTCCGGGACCGCAGCCGCCCAGGGCGACGACGGTGACGCGAAGGTGCGGGTCGCCCACGCCTCGCCGGACGCGCCGAACGTCGACGTGTTCGTCGACGACGAGAAGGTCCTCGCCGACGTGCCCTATACGACCGTGAGCGGCTACCTCGAACTGCCCGCGGACACCTACGAGGTGACTATCGCGGGCGCCAGCGACGCGGAGGACCCGGACGACGCCGAGACGGTCGTCTTCCAAGAGGACGTCACCTTCGAGGGCGAGGACTACACCGTCGCGGCTATCGGCGAACTGGACCCTGACGTGAGCGACGAGGAGTTCCGCGTGGCTATCTACGAGGACAGTCTCGGCGTTCTCGACGAGGACACCGGGCGCGTCCGTATCGTCCACGCGTCGCCCGACGCCCCCGCTGTCGACGTGCGGGTCGTCGACGACGACGGGGCGACGGTGCTGACACTCGCCGAGGACATCGAGTTCGGCGAGGCGGGCGAGAACGTCGAGGCCGAGGCAGGGACCTACTCGGTCGCGGTGTTCCCGGCCGGTGCCGACGAGGACCTCGACGAGGCCGTCTTCGGTCCCACCGACGTCGAAGTGCGTGACGGCGAGGTGCTGACGGTGTTCGCCATGGGCTTTATCACCGACGATGCCGAGTTCGAGCTGGTGACCGCCTACGAAGAAGCCGCCCCGTTCGGCCGTGGTGACGGCGAGGGACGCGGACCGCCCGAAGACGCCGGGCGTAGCGACGACGCCGACCACTGA
- a CDS encoding aldehyde dehydrogenase family protein → MAETYQHYIDGEWVTGNSTETFESENPATGESLGEFQRGTPADVDEAIAAADEAYGEWRELSRIDRAEYLWDVYHELRERTDELGEIVTKECGKEISEGKADVVEAAHMVEWAAGDARHPSGDIIPSEIAAKDAYMRRKPRGVTGCITPWNFPIAIPYWHMAVALVEGNTVVWKPAEQTPWCAQIVAEMFEDAGIPEGVFNMVQGFGDAGAAIVDDDRVPTVLFTGSAEVGHQIADSVGGESGKRAACEMGGKNAVVITEEADLDIAVHSAVMSSFKTTGQRCVSSERIIVHRDVYDEFKERFVDAASSVAVGDPLQEDTFMGPLIEGEHKEKVTEYRDLAREEGVEVLVDRTELDADEIPDGHEDGHWVGPFVYEADPDADLRCTQEEVFGPHVALLPYDGDIERAVEIQNDTDYGLAGAIVSEDYRQINYYRDHAELGLAYGNLPCIGAEVQLPFGGVKKSGNGYPSAREIIEAVTDRTAWTLNNSKEIQMAQGLSADIITEDDD, encoded by the coding sequence ATGGCAGAGACGTACCAACACTACATCGACGGTGAGTGGGTGACCGGCAACAGCACCGAGACGTTCGAGAGCGAGAACCCGGCGACGGGCGAGTCACTGGGCGAGTTCCAGCGAGGGACACCGGCGGATGTCGACGAGGCCATCGCGGCCGCTGACGAGGCCTACGGGGAGTGGCGCGAACTCTCCCGCATCGACCGCGCGGAGTACCTCTGGGACGTCTACCACGAACTCCGGGAGCGGACCGACGAACTGGGCGAAATCGTCACCAAGGAGTGCGGGAAAGAGATCAGCGAAGGGAAAGCCGACGTGGTCGAGGCCGCCCACATGGTCGAGTGGGCCGCCGGCGACGCCCGCCACCCGAGCGGCGACATCATCCCATCCGAAATCGCAGCCAAGGACGCCTATATGCGACGCAAGCCACGGGGAGTCACCGGCTGTATCACGCCGTGGAACTTCCCCATCGCCATCCCCTACTGGCACATGGCTGTCGCGCTGGTCGAGGGCAACACCGTCGTCTGGAAGCCCGCCGAACAGACGCCCTGGTGTGCCCAGATCGTCGCGGAGATGTTCGAAGACGCCGGTATCCCCGAGGGCGTGTTCAACATGGTCCAGGGCTTCGGCGACGCCGGGGCCGCTATCGTCGACGACGACCGCGTGCCCACGGTGCTCTTTACCGGGTCGGCCGAAGTCGGCCACCAGATAGCCGACTCGGTCGGCGGCGAGTCAGGCAAGCGCGCGGCCTGCGAGATGGGTGGGAAAAACGCCGTCGTCATCACCGAGGAAGCCGACCTGGACATCGCCGTCCACTCGGCCGTGATGTCCTCGTTCAAGACCACCGGCCAGCGCTGTGTCTCCTCGGAGCGCATCATCGTCCACAGGGACGTCTACGACGAGTTCAAGGAGCGGTTCGTCGACGCGGCGAGTTCGGTCGCCGTGGGTGACCCCCTGCAGGAGGACACGTTCATGGGGCCGCTCATCGAGGGCGAGCACAAGGAGAAAGTGACCGAGTACCGCGACCTCGCCCGCGAGGAGGGCGTCGAGGTGCTGGTCGACCGCACAGAGCTAGACGCCGACGAGATTCCCGACGGGCACGAGGACGGTCACTGGGTCGGCCCGTTCGTCTACGAGGCCGACCCCGACGCCGACCTCCGCTGTACGCAAGAGGAGGTCTTCGGCCCCCACGTCGCCTTGCTTCCGTACGACGGCGACATCGAGCGCGCCGTCGAGATTCAGAACGACACCGACTACGGGCTGGCCGGGGCCATCGTCTCGGAGGACTACCGCCAGATAAACTACTACCGCGACCACGCCGAACTCGGGCTGGCCTACGGGAATCTTCCGTGTATCGGCGCGGAGGTCCAGCTCCCCTTCGGCGGCGTGAAGAAATCGGGCAACGGCTACCCCTCGGCCCGCGAGATAATCGAGGCCGTCACCGACCGGACCGCCTGGACGCTGAACAACTCAAAGGAGATTCAGATGGCCCAGGGGCTGTCGGCCGATATCATCACCGAGGACGATGACTGA